A genome region from Magnetovibrio sp. includes the following:
- a CDS encoding gamma-glutamyl-gamma-aminobutyrate hydrolase family protein has protein sequence MRSKPIVAVSACVKNVDGFPNYAVGTKYVDALAQASDVTPLILPAIGYGTHAEDVLEMCDGLYLTGSVSNVEPHHYDGEPSEEGTLHDPLRDATTLPLIRRAVESGVPVFAICRGFQEMNVAFGGALYQKVHTVSGMMDHREDREQEPDVYFGPAHDVDLVEGGLFADIAGTNRITVNSLHGQGVQRLASNLEIEARAPDGLIEAFRVKDAQAFAVGVQWHPEWKVMDNTFSRALFERFGQACRKRASQRNES, from the coding sequence ATGCGCTCCAAGCCCATCGTGGCCGTTTCAGCGTGCGTGAAGAACGTGGACGGCTTTCCAAATTATGCAGTCGGCACCAAGTATGTCGACGCACTGGCCCAAGCTTCGGACGTGACGCCGTTGATCTTGCCGGCCATCGGTTACGGGACACACGCCGAAGATGTTCTAGAGATGTGCGACGGTCTTTATTTGACCGGCAGCGTCTCGAACGTCGAGCCTCACCATTACGATGGCGAGCCCAGCGAAGAAGGCACCTTGCACGACCCGTTGCGCGACGCGACCACTTTGCCGTTGATCCGCCGCGCGGTGGAAAGCGGTGTGCCGGTGTTCGCGATTTGCCGCGGCTTTCAGGAAATGAACGTCGCCTTCGGCGGCGCGCTCTACCAGAAAGTGCACACGGTTTCTGGTATGATGGATCATCGCGAGGATCGTGAGCAGGAGCCCGACGTCTATTTCGGCCCCGCCCACGATGTTGATTTGGTGGAAGGCGGTCTGTTCGCAGATATCGCGGGCACGAACCGAATCACGGTGAATTCCTTACATGGTCAGGGGGTGCAGCGTCTCGCGTCGAATTTGGAGATCGAGGCCCGCGCCCCGGATGGTTTGATTGAAGCCTTTCGCGTCAAGGATGCTCAAGCGTTCGCCGTCGGCGTGCAGTGGCATCCCGAATGGAAGGTGATGGACAATACATTTTCACGCGCGCTGTTCGAGCGATTTGGCCAAGCCTGCCGAAAGCGCGCCAGTCAAAGAAATGAATCATGA
- a CDS encoding aspartate aminotransferase family protein, which produces MNVVLNSTSQWQQEDREHHLHPFTDIAQLNAKGVRVITKADGVYLWDSEGEKIIDGMSGLWCVNIGYGRKELSEVAARQMDELAYYNTFFQTTTMPATSLATLLSEVTPDGLNHVFYGNSGSESNDTVVRLAWRYWAAKGQPNKTVFIARQNAYHGSTLAGSSLGGMGYMHKQGPLPLPGFEHIEQPHWYFNGADMTSDEYGIKAAGKLEEKILELGADNVAAFIGEPIQGAGGVIVPPDSYWPEIQRICRKYDILLVSDEVICGFGRTGEWFGCQSFGFEPDMMTMAKGMSSGYIPISGVMVHDRLVDVLKDSGDFNHGYTYSGHPVAAAVAQANISILRDEGLVERVKTDIGPYMQERLKAFADHPLVGQVRGRGLIAALELVKDKETHQPFDKVGEVGMICRNHCFENNIIMRATGDSMLLAPPLVITKAEIDELLDKALMCLDLTAKDIGMM; this is translated from the coding sequence ATGAACGTCGTACTCAACAGCACCAGCCAATGGCAACAAGAAGACCGGGAGCATCACCTGCACCCGTTCACCGATATCGCGCAATTGAACGCAAAAGGCGTGCGCGTTATCACGAAAGCCGATGGCGTGTACCTTTGGGATTCCGAGGGTGAAAAAATCATCGACGGCATGTCGGGGCTGTGGTGCGTCAACATCGGCTATGGTCGCAAGGAACTCAGCGAAGTTGCCGCCAGGCAGATGGATGAGTTGGCATACTACAACACGTTCTTCCAAACCACGACGATGCCTGCAACGTCCTTGGCGACGCTGCTGTCCGAGGTGACGCCTGATGGCTTGAACCATGTGTTCTACGGCAACTCGGGTTCTGAATCGAACGACACCGTGGTGCGTTTGGCTTGGCGCTATTGGGCGGCCAAGGGCCAGCCCAACAAGACGGTATTTATCGCGCGTCAAAACGCTTACCACGGCAGCACGTTGGCAGGATCGAGCCTCGGCGGAATGGGCTATATGCACAAACAAGGTCCTTTGCCGCTGCCGGGCTTCGAGCACATTGAACAGCCGCACTGGTATTTCAACGGCGCGGACATGACCTCAGACGAATACGGCATCAAGGCAGCGGGCAAGCTGGAAGAAAAGATCCTTGAACTCGGCGCCGACAACGTCGCCGCGTTCATCGGTGAGCCGATCCAGGGCGCCGGCGGCGTGATCGTGCCGCCCGATAGCTATTGGCCGGAAATTCAGCGCATTTGCCGCAAGTACGACATTTTACTGGTTTCCGACGAAGTGATCTGCGGTTTTGGCCGTACCGGCGAATGGTTCGGTTGCCAGTCGTTTGGCTTTGAGCCGGATATGATGACCATGGCCAAGGGCATGTCGTCGGGCTACATCCCCATTTCCGGTGTGATGGTCCACGACCGTCTCGTCGACGTTTTGAAAGACAGCGGCGATTTCAACCACGGCTACACCTATTCGGGCCACCCGGTTGCCGCAGCCGTGGCGCAAGCCAACATCTCTATTTTGCGCGACGAAGGCTTGGTCGAGCGGGTCAAAACCGACATCGGACCCTACATGCAAGAGCGCCTCAAGGCCTTCGCCGATCACCCTCTGGTCGGCCAAGTCCGCGGCCGCGGCTTGATCGCCGCCCTGGAATTGGTGAAAGACAAAGAAACGCATCAGCCATTCGACAAAGTCGGAGAAGTGGGTATGATTTGTCGCAATCACTGCTTTGAGAACAACATCATTATGCGCGCGACGGGCGACTCCATGTTGTTGGCGCCGCCGCTGGTGATCACCAAGGCAGAGATTGACGAGCTCTTGGATAAGGCGCTCATGTGTCTGGACTTGACGGCCAAGGACATCGGTATGATGTAA
- a CDS encoding glutamine synthetase family protein, translating into MTQDEKITDIEGWCIEHRITEVECLVPDISGIARGKILPTEKFLKGLKADSHRMPESMFTQTVTGDFPETDGLVSVVDRDVVMRPDPATIRPVPWYEEPTAQVICDCFYTDGDAVEISSRHVLREVLALYENKGWKPVVAPEVEMYLVQKNIDPDYPLAPPVGRSGRQETGRQAFGIDAANEFDAVFEDVYDYCDAERIDIDTLNHEGGAAQMEVNFLHGEALDLADQVFLFKRTLRQTAINHDVYATFMAKPMQQESGSALHIHQSLYDIESGNNVFSDEAGQNTTLFLSYLAGLQTYAPLMMPLFAPNVNSYRRFTYEEAPINTHWGVDNRSCGLRIPRSEPSARRIENRLPGADVNPYLAIAGTLACGYLGMIENLAPTEEEKGNAYILPKHLPTHLSDALKRFEQNESVRGVLGDRFVDLYCIVKREEQITYDQVISSWEREHLLLNV; encoded by the coding sequence ATGACACAAGACGAAAAAATTACCGATATCGAAGGTTGGTGCATCGAGCACCGCATTACCGAAGTCGAATGTTTGGTCCCGGATATTTCCGGTATCGCGCGCGGTAAAATCCTGCCCACTGAAAAATTTCTCAAAGGCCTCAAGGCCGACTCTCACCGCATGCCCGAAAGCATGTTCACCCAAACCGTCACCGGCGATTTTCCCGAAACCGACGGTCTGGTTTCCGTGGTTGACCGCGATGTGGTGATGCGTCCCGATCCCGCCACCATTCGCCCCGTGCCTTGGTACGAAGAGCCCACCGCGCAGGTGATTTGCGATTGCTTCTACACCGATGGTGACGCGGTTGAAATTTCTTCGCGCCATGTGCTGCGCGAGGTTTTGGCGCTTTATGAAAATAAAGGCTGGAAGCCGGTGGTCGCGCCCGAGGTCGAGATGTATCTGGTGCAAAAGAACATCGACCCCGATTATCCGCTTGCCCCGCCGGTGGGGCGTTCCGGCCGTCAGGAGACTGGTCGCCAAGCTTTTGGCATCGACGCCGCCAACGAATTTGATGCCGTGTTCGAAGACGTTTACGACTATTGCGATGCGGAGCGCATCGACATCGACACCCTGAACCACGAAGGCGGCGCAGCGCAGATGGAAGTGAACTTCCTGCACGGCGAAGCGCTGGATCTGGCTGATCAGGTGTTCTTGTTCAAGCGCACCTTGCGCCAAACCGCCATCAACCACGATGTCTATGCGACCTTCATGGCAAAACCCATGCAACAAGAGTCGGGTAGCGCTTTGCACATTCACCAGAGCCTCTACGACATCGAATCGGGCAACAACGTCTTCAGCGATGAGGCCGGTCAAAACACCACGTTGTTCCTGTCCTATTTGGCAGGCCTGCAAACGTACGCGCCGCTGATGATGCCGCTGTTCGCGCCCAACGTGAATTCGTATCGCCGCTTTACCTATGAAGAAGCACCGATCAATACCCATTGGGGCGTCGACAACCGCAGTTGCGGTTTGCGCATTCCGCGTTCCGAACCAAGCGCCCGACGTATTGAAAACCGCTTGCCCGGTGCGGACGTGAACCCGTACCTGGCGATTGCGGGCACCTTGGCATGTGGCTATTTGGGCATGATCGAAAACCTCGCGCCCACCGAAGAGGAAAAGGGCAATGCCTATATTTTGCCGAAACACCTGCCGACCCATTTGTCCGATGCCTTGAAACGGTTCGAGCAAAACGAATCCGTGCGCGGCGTCTTGGGCGACCGGTTTGTCGATCTCTACTGCATTGTGAAGCGTGAAGAACAGATCACCTATGACCAAGTGATCAGTTCTTGGGAGCGTGAACACTTGTTGCTGAATGTTTAA
- a CDS encoding ABC transporter permease subunit encodes MLKQWSWFNKLSLVLGFSFLYVPILLLVIYSFNESRLVTVWAGFSTKWYGALLQNEGILSAAMVTIKVALISSTFATVFGTMAGFSMVRFGRFRGRTLFNGMIYAPLVMPEVITGLSLLLMFVAISLDRGMWTITLAHTTFSMCYVAVVIQARLNSFDRSIEEAAMDLGCTPLKTFFVITLPVILPGVLSGWLLSFTLSLDDLVIASFTTGPGATTLPMKIYSMVRLGVTPEINAVSTILIGIVAVGVLLTSIMHKKREDQRKKDEMLAAASS; translated from the coding sequence ATGCTCAAACAATGGAGCTGGTTTAATAAACTCTCCCTAGTTCTGGGATTTTCGTTCCTGTACGTGCCGATTTTGCTGTTGGTCATTTACAGTTTTAACGAATCTCGTCTGGTGACCGTGTGGGCTGGGTTCTCGACCAAATGGTACGGGGCGCTGTTGCAAAACGAAGGCATTCTCAGCGCCGCCATGGTGACCATCAAAGTGGCGTTGATTTCGTCCACCTTTGCGACCGTTTTCGGCACCATGGCGGGTTTTTCCATGGTGCGTTTCGGGCGCTTTCGCGGCCGTACGTTATTTAACGGCATGATCTATGCGCCGTTGGTCATGCCTGAAGTGATCACCGGTCTGTCATTGCTGTTGATGTTCGTGGCGATCTCGCTCGATCGCGGCATGTGGACCATCACGTTGGCGCACACGACCTTTTCGATGTGTTACGTGGCGGTGGTCATTCAAGCACGGCTCAACTCGTTCGACCGCTCCATCGAAGAAGCGGCGATGGACTTGGGCTGCACGCCGCTGAAGACGTTCTTCGTCATCACCTTGCCGGTGATCTTACCGGGCGTTCTGTCGGGCTGGTTGCTGTCGTTCACGTTGTCGCTGGACGATTTGGTGATCGCCAGCTTCACCACCGGGCCGGGGGCGACGACCTTGCCGATGAAGATCTATTCGATGGTGCGTTTGGGCGTGACCCCGGAAATCAATGCGGTTTCGACGATTTTGATCGGCATTGTCGCGGTGGGGGTGTTGCTGACGTCCATCATGCACAAGAAACGCGAAGACCAGCGCAAGAAAGATGAGATGTTGGCCGCTGCCTCATCTTAA
- a CDS encoding polyamine ABC transporter substrate-binding protein, translating into MKKFGAALLAVAALALSACGDKPEEKIVNVYNWSDYIDEEILAEFEAETGIKVVYDVFDSNDVLETKLLAGGSGYDVVVPSGTFLGRQIQAGVFQELDREKLTNWGNLWDLVLDRTSKWDPGNKYAVNYMWGTTGIGYNVNMVNERMADAPVNSWDMIFKPEVAAKFADCGIYMLDAGDEMIPAALNYIGEDPDSKDVNVIAKAEAVLMAIRPYIRKFHSSEYIDALANGDICVAVGWSGDVLQARDRAAEANNGVEISYVAPNEGALMWFDMMAIPADAAHPNNAHTFINYIMRPEVMAKASNYVYYANGNKASEKFLAEDVIGDPAIYPTPEALKTLYITTPYDTDSQRAVTRLWTRVKSGQ; encoded by the coding sequence ATGAAAAAGTTTGGTGCAGCACTTTTGGCCGTGGCGGCGCTCGCCCTGTCGGCCTGCGGCGATAAGCCGGAAGAAAAAATCGTCAACGTCTACAACTGGTCGGACTATATCGACGAAGAAATCCTTGCCGAGTTCGAAGCCGAAACCGGAATCAAGGTCGTCTATGACGTGTTCGATTCCAACGACGTTCTCGAAACCAAGCTTCTGGCCGGTGGTTCCGGTTATGACGTTGTGGTTCCGTCCGGCACGTTCCTCGGCCGTCAGATCCAAGCTGGCGTGTTTCAGGAACTCGACCGCGAAAAGCTGACCAATTGGGGTAATCTGTGGGACTTGGTTTTGGACCGCACCTCCAAGTGGGATCCGGGTAACAAATACGCCGTCAACTATATGTGGGGCACCACCGGCATCGGCTACAACGTCAACATGGTCAACGAACGCATGGCCGACGCGCCGGTCAATTCTTGGGACATGATTTTCAAACCCGAAGTCGCCGCCAAGTTCGCCGATTGCGGTATCTACATGCTGGATGCTGGCGACGAAATGATCCCGGCTGCGCTTAACTACATCGGTGAAGATCCGGACAGCAAGGACGTCAATGTCATCGCCAAGGCCGAAGCCGTGTTGATGGCGATCCGTCCCTACATCCGCAAGTTCCATTCTTCGGAATACATCGATGCGCTGGCCAACGGCGACATCTGTGTCGCCGTGGGTTGGTCTGGCGACGTGCTGCAAGCGCGTGACCGTGCAGCAGAAGCCAACAATGGCGTCGAGATCAGCTATGTAGCGCCGAACGAAGGTGCGTTGATGTGGTTCGACATGATGGCGATCCCGGCCGATGCCGCCCATCCGAACAACGCGCACACCTTCATCAACTACATCATGCGTCCCGAAGTAATGGCGAAAGCGTCCAACTACGTTTACTACGCCAACGGCAACAAAGCGTCCGAGAAGTTCCTCGCCGAGGACGTGATTGGTGATCCGGCGATCTATCCGACGCCGGAAGCGCTGAAGACGCTTTACATCACCACGCCGTACGACACGGACTCCCAGCGTGCCGTGACGCGCCTGTGGACCCGCGTGAAAAGCGGTCAATAA
- a CDS encoding ABC transporter ATP-binding protein, whose translation MADASSQARKVFAPWLEADKKPFVRIENVTKKFGNFTAVDNISLDIYEREFFSLLGPSGCGKTTLLRMLAGFEIPTSGRIIIDGEDMSTVPPHKRPVNMMFQSYALFPHMTVEQNIAFGLKQDRMPKTEIADQVERMINLVKLNSFAKRKPDQLSGGQRQRVALARSLAKNPKMLLLDEPLGALDKKLREETQFELMNIQEKLGITFVIVTHDQEEAMTVSSRIAVMDHGTVAQVAGPGEVYEYPNSRKVAEFIGDVNILEGRIGDVQADTAQILINGIDAPVRSGRSVNAVAGEMAWVAIRPEKMIVSLNPPKNMTENVLQGEVWDIAYLGKLSVYHVRLDDGRMVTVAMTNRSRETERTITWEDRVYVTWSPDASVVLLS comes from the coding sequence ATGGCCGACGCCAGTTCACAAGCGCGCAAGGTGTTTGCACCTTGGCTCGAAGCGGATAAGAAGCCCTTCGTGCGCATCGAAAACGTTACCAAAAAATTCGGCAATTTTACCGCTGTCGACAACATCTCTCTCGATATTTACGAACGCGAGTTCTTTTCCCTGCTGGGGCCCAGCGGGTGCGGAAAGACGACGCTGCTGCGGATGCTCGCGGGATTTGAAATTCCCACTTCGGGACGCATAATCATCGACGGCGAAGACATGTCGACCGTTCCCCCGCACAAGCGTCCCGTGAACATGATGTTCCAGTCGTATGCGCTGTTTCCGCACATGACCGTCGAGCAAAACATCGCCTTTGGTCTTAAGCAAGACCGCATGCCCAAAACAGAAATCGCCGACCAAGTCGAACGCATGATCAATTTGGTGAAGTTGAACAGCTTCGCCAAACGCAAGCCCGATCAGCTTTCCGGCGGCCAGCGCCAGCGCGTGGCCTTGGCCCGCTCGTTGGCGAAGAACCCGAAAATGCTGTTGTTGGACGAACCGCTTGGCGCGTTGGACAAAAAGCTGCGCGAAGAAACCCAGTTTGAATTGATGAACATTCAAGAAAAACTGGGTATCACCTTCGTCATCGTGACCCACGATCAAGAAGAGGCGATGACCGTGTCGTCGCGTATCGCCGTGATGGACCACGGCACCGTGGCACAGGTTGCGGGCCCCGGCGAAGTATACGAATATCCCAATTCGCGCAAGGTTGCCGAGTTCATCGGTGACGTGAATATCTTGGAAGGTCGCATCGGTGATGTTCAGGCCGACACCGCACAAATCCTGATCAACGGCATCGATGCTCCGGTGCGCTCGGGGCGCAGCGTCAACGCTGTCGCGGGCGAAATGGCATGGGTCGCGATCCGGCCGGAAAAGATGATCGTCAGCTTGAACCCACCCAAGAACATGACGGAAAACGTTCTGCAGGGCGAAGTCTGGGATATCGCGTATCTCGGCAAGTTGTCGGTTTACCACGTACGCCTGGATGACGGCCGCATGGTGACGGTGGCGATGACCAATCGTTCGCGCGAAACGGAACGCACCATCACGTGGGAAGATCGCGTTTATGTAACGTGGTCGCCCGACGCCTCTGTTGTGTTGCTGAGCTGA
- a CDS encoding ABC transporter permease subunit, giving the protein MVPYAWLLVLFLVPFFIVFKISFSEIRIAIPPYAPLYEMVNDTYLQITLNLANYQRLFSDSLYVNSYLSSLKIAVLSTVLTLLVGYPIAYGMARAPKTWRLPLVMLVILPFWTSFLIRVYAWIGILKPEGFLNMFLIWLGIIDEPLVILHTDVAVYIGIVYSYLPFMILPLYSSLEKMDHSLLEAASDLGCPPFQAFWKVTFPLSLPGVIAGCFLVFIPAVGEFVIPDLLGGSSTLMIGKTLWAEFFNNRDWPLASAAAVILLLMLVVPIVWFQKFQSRRSALGE; this is encoded by the coding sequence ATGGTTCCGTACGCGTGGCTTTTGGTGCTGTTTCTGGTGCCGTTTTTCATCGTTTTCAAAATCAGCTTTTCCGAAATTCGCATCGCCATTCCGCCGTATGCGCCGCTCTATGAGATGGTCAATGATACCTATCTGCAGATCACGCTGAACCTGGCCAACTACCAGCGTTTGTTTTCGGACTCGCTGTACGTCAATTCCTATCTCAGCAGTTTGAAGATTGCGGTGCTGTCGACGGTGCTGACGCTGTTGGTCGGCTATCCCATCGCCTACGGGATGGCCCGCGCGCCGAAAACGTGGCGGTTGCCGTTGGTGATGCTGGTGATCTTGCCGTTTTGGACATCGTTTCTGATCCGCGTTTACGCATGGATCGGCATTTTGAAGCCCGAAGGCTTTCTCAACATGTTCCTGATTTGGCTTGGCATCATCGATGAGCCGCTGGTGATCTTACACACCGATGTCGCGGTCTATATCGGCATCGTCTATTCGTATCTGCCGTTCATGATCCTGCCGCTGTATTCGAGCCTGGAAAAAATGGATCACTCGCTTTTGGAAGCGGCGTCCGATCTCGGCTGTCCGCCGTTTCAAGCGTTTTGGAAAGTCACCTTCCCATTGTCGCTTCCGGGTGTTATCGCGGGGTGCTTCCTGGTCTTCATCCCGGCCGTGGGCGAGTTCGTGATCCCGGATCTTTTGGGTGGGTCGAGCACCTTGATGATCGGCAAAACCCTGTGGGCGGAATTCTTCAACAACCGCGATTGGCCGTTGGCGTCTGCCGCTGCGGTGATCTTATTGCTGATGCTCGTGGTGCCGATCGTGTGGTTCCAGAAATTCCAGTCGCGCCGCAGCGCGCTGGGCGAGTAG